The Oncorhynchus nerka isolate Pitt River linkage group LG12, Oner_Uvic_2.0, whole genome shotgun sequence genome includes a region encoding these proteins:
- the LOC115138189 gene encoding CAAX prenyl protease 2-like, translating to MVEDDDLTPNLMSNQVWRGNGEFVPPDGICWVSVLSCLLLACSYVGSLYVWRSDLPRDHPAVIKRRFTSVLIVSAVSPVFVWAWKMYTGVMPGPSLLALMGIRFEGLIPAIILPLLLTMVLFVGPLIQLAMDCPWGFIDGIRVTFDPWFWALCLSDMRWLRNQVVAPLTEELVFRACMLPMLVPCTSPSTAIFTCPLFFGVAHFHHVIELLRFRQGTLSGIFLAAVFQFSYTAVFGAYTAFIFIRTGHLVGPVLCHSFCNHMGFPALGMALEHPHRLTVLSCYLLGVLLFLLLLFPLTDPIFYGLPTPVCTLASVPSSLCVS from the exons ATGGTAGAGGATGACGATTTAACGCCAAATCTTATGTCAAACCAAGTGTGGCGCGGCAATGGCGAGTTTGTGCCCCCAGACGGAATATGCTGGGTGTCTGTACTGTCCTGTTTGCTGCTTGCCTGCTCCTACGTCGGGAGTTTATACGTATGGAGAAGTGACTTACCCAG AGACCACCCGGCCGTTATCAAGAGGCGATTCACTAGTGTCCTGATCGTATCTGCCGTGTCGCCTGTCTTCGTGTGGGCATGGAAAATGTACACTGGCGTGATG CCTGGTCCCTCGTTGCTGGCTCTGATGGGCATTCGCTTTGAGGGCCTCATCCCAGCCATCATACTGCCTCTGCTCCTCACCATG GTGCTATTCGTTGGCCCCCTGATCCAGCTGGCTATGGACTGCCCCTGGGGCTTCATAGATGGGATACGGGTGACCTTTG ACCCGTGGTTCTGGGCTCTGTGCCTCAGTGACATGCGCTGGCTGAGGAACCAGGTGGTGGCCCCTCTGACTGAGGAGCTGGTGTTCAGGGCCTGTATGCTGCCCATGCTGGTACCCTGCACCAGTCCTTCCACTGCCATCTTCACCTGCCCCCTCTTCTTCGGAGTTG CCCACTTCCATCATGTGATCGAGCTGCTGCGTTTCAGACAGGGCACCCTGTCTGGGATCTTTCTCGCTGCAG TATTCCAGTTCTCCTACACCGCTGTCTTTGGAGCTTACACTGCCTTCATATTCATCAGGACAG GTCACCTGGTGGGGCCGGTGCTGTGTCACTCGTTCTGTAACCACATGGGCTTCCCTGCCCTTGGCATGGCCCTGGAGCACCCCCACCGTCTCACCGTCCTGTCCTGCTACTTGCTGGGGGTCCTCCTtttccttcttctcctcttccccctcacaGACCCCATCTTCTACGGCCTTCCCACCCCCGTCTGCACCCTGGCCTCCGTCCCCAGTTCCCTCTGCGTCTCCTGA